A window from Drosophila kikkawai strain 14028-0561.14 chromosome 2L, DkikHiC1v2, whole genome shotgun sequence encodes these proteins:
- the cmet gene encoding centromere-associated protein E isoform X1 — MSAKGANSIQVCIKLRPCEPGNASLWQVKEGRSIQLAESHAEPSVFDYVFDEGAGNQEVFDRMAQHIVRACMQGFNGTIFAYGQTSSGKTYTMMGDCQNPGVMVLAAKEIFQHIANDTERDFLLRVGYIEIYNEKIYDLLNKKNQDLKIHEAGNGIVNVNCEELIITSEDDLLRLLSSGNKERTVGETNMNERSSRSHAIFRIIIESRKSDRTDDEAVIQSVLNLVDLAGSERAGQTGATGARLKEGAHINKSLMFLSNVIKNLSENVDNKFISFRDSKLTRILQASLGGNAFTSIICTIKPSIMEESQSTLSFAMRAKKIRIKPQLNEMVSDATMMKRLEREIKTLKSQLAEEKRKKESQLMVQDLERRLKTDELKIISSTSLNDQRQQKRRRTWCPAPTGPDASLTSLTGILNDSRLMRPSNLSNLPKPTFFATSNAAYRGKTAPKTINILSSLDITTDEETNEEFVPAECVKFDTPPQLWAQKAMLKSRKVPNLSLTPVPNPMEPETVEKIKKEIDELQTFTSLDKHFNVEWATAQENLEKVTAQRDQLEKDCLTKDERCKAMQDEVTRLTVATEAANSKIVEYEKELKALKQTVAKLDLENREAVSLEFQFEAYKKKASLREKDLLSALSEKELAVENLQRSLDELSRDMVHNSKEALMRSMYPNLADIEEATLNESDVNEDSKKVDCECDRLRSEIVATQAKLEKMQADFDLAISEASHKKEDCQRLSEQISKAQDDFTLLQGRYEAQQEVIQAMQADFQAIQHKYHKLQEEYETLGRTSQASEDQCQQLHADNSSLRLEVGALKKELVDGGQELKTHTDELKAKLAEMTSNFNALQEEYDSLSNQLMESVQENDALREELKQRPLPSYDMESMRSSGVDSMKSSGVETELGEPEQEAISHNYIGEKFAKLSESIHQIELKSHLGFSRLFRVSKPEKELENNVKALKLCLESAKYIESETAADGIPLKGVVKQQMFQLVALSQEQLEAGEEQRLLNIIAQLEQEVRDKNELMEATEATINEMREQMTNLESELLEKSVIVNKVEDYQRQIETLEKQNAEMTMVYEELQDKVQRNSSMSESTLHLLPVDETISAPHESCASEMTPLSELQTKVVELQAEMENLVRQMQLKDTNIADLKAEIEEIRERCLSSEVKLVEVENDAREKQQLLDRQARKLSDDALLIDQLQEKNAKLQERIIKEELQAKQDHTIPSSEYEQQIKELRESLSRVQDELIKMEKLKTDEINALQLEYMMKMERSEDENRAKFRGYTQELGESRDRHENDMAKLREQILQAEEELSRLKNSCQAELEERVTLQEKLSQMEEEKRKVTVQYEEKLEASRKNLQEKIAEAESKAALLQAELKVTTDTLNEKLAEVEAKQAYINDITFQRHSKEATIAEQKSALDKLRMENQKLLEQLQMLPNDHEQHSEQLASTNIKIKELTAKCDQHVLDLNNLKQEKVDLQAEINEHLSTKNSLQKLQMEMEAQSQKQLKAESDFKEQSTAFATKISELEEALQSSQLKAVCHDDLVSKHNELITSSNGKIQELQEKYEQQLRDLDTLRQEKSILLAKIDEADAQHSSTLKQLHELEMHKEERSQKWSTEKIDLEEKLETMKAKISDLETELQSARLKAASLEELNSQHQDLKLSLSEATGVSSTLQEKVDSLQSQLLASEKDISSRDLEKERLLSELKHALEARDTVSADQLALTTQLKAMEEKMASQEGDLRKELADLNSSMNELQFKLKSLEEQKIALESDNDELKVKLRNAHNLQDQLEEEQKLCASLRTQFAELEETKTRLEEELRIKEAETKAKFVVMSQEVELGRHSIEQLTKECDKLRSDLETKTNSFHKENERLNSTLSSLSKDKQLLEERISSLSLNDSRNAELIAKLRAKEDEAESLREASISQKQAADAANLRCRQFMEQKAELTQEIEKLRTTLKSKEASVLIERESMNATISSLLEDKRNLEEKQCTLNDIIVKLEAELSTLQALRSNSSFESNTSTGSAPRKSLDRNPPASFSKKSAGYESEMRKTRRLSAYDEHRRQSYWNDVRDCGTMTDPVDNNCNCTELDSKLQACQQELFIRESQVTALSLELKHHPLKDENAQLKNRVLEEQEKARSEQKRLKMKIQDLNAKVNDLSNAVKSPPTPVPEPKPSSVLPSASAHTQTECQLEKKYQDALVLLRSRYHLIKDLEEKLKQNENTDTSNVSSLTSGQINSLKKQCETLKKELASVREKYDTAKRVLMMRKDEMVQMRLQLNAFESAAAAAPK; from the exons ATGTCTGCGAAAGGGGCCAACTCTATCCAGGTGTGCATCAAGTTGCGTCCCTGCGAGCCTGGCAATGCTTCCCTCTGGCAGGTTAAGGAGGGCCGCTCGATCCAGCTGGCGGAAAGCCATGCGGAGCCCAGTGTCTTTG ACTATGTCTTCGACGAGGGAGCCGGCAACCAGGAGGTGTTTGACCGGATGGCCCAGCACATCGTTCGCGCCTGCATGCAGGGCTTCAACGGAACTATTTTTGCCTACGGCCAGACGTCGTCGG GGAAAACCTACACCATGATGGGCGATTGCCAGAACCCCGGTGTAATGGTGCTGGCCGCCAAGGAGATTTTCCAGCATATAGCCAACGACACGGAGCGTGACTTCCTGCTGCGCGTGGGATACATCGAGATCTACAACGAGAAGATCTACGACCTGCTCAATAAGAAGAACCAGGACCTCAAGATCCACGAGGCTGGCAACGGGATCGTGAACGTGAACTGTGAGGAGTTAATAATAACCAGCGAGGATGACCTCTTGCGCCTCCTATCCTCAGGAAACAAGGAGCGCACCGTGGGCGAAACTAACATGAACGAGCGCTCCAGTCGGTCGCACGCCATCTTCCGGATA ATCATCGAGTCCAGGAAGTCCGACCGTACAGACGACGAAGCTGTGATCCAGAGCGTTCTTAATCTGGTGGACCTGGCCGGATCCGAGCGCGCCGGCCAGACCGGCGCCACTGGGGCGCGACTCAAGGAGGGCGCCCATATCAACAAGAGCCTGATGTTCCTTAGCAACGTGATTAAGAACCTCTCGGAGAATGTGGACAACAAGTTCATTAGTTTCCGGGACTCCAAACTCACTCGCATCCTGCAGGCGTCGCTGGGAGGGAATGCCTTCACCTCCATCATCTGCACCATCAAACCCTCGATCATGGAGGAGTCTCAATCGACGCTAAGTTTCGCCATGCGCGCCAAGAAGATCCGTATCAAGCCGCAGCTTAACGAGATGGTGTCCGACGCTACGATGATGAAGCGGCTGGAACGTGAGATCAAGACGCTCAAGAGTCAGCTCGCTGAGGAGAAGCGGAAGAAGGAGAGTCAGCTGATGGTGCAGGATCTGGAGCGGCGACTGAAGACTGACGAACTCAAGATCATCTCAAGCACTTCGCTGAATGATCAGCGCCAGCAGAAACGCCGACGCACCTGGTGCCCGGCTCCTACCGGCCCGGACGCCTCTCTAACCTCGCTGACCGGCATCCTCAATGACTCTCGTCTGATGCGGCCATCGAATCTATCCAATCTCCCAAAGCCGACATTTTTCGCTACTTCTAATGCTGCATATCGAGGTAAAACCGCGCCAAAGACCATTAACATCCTCAGTTCCCTGGACATCACCACCGATGAGGAGACAAACGAAGAATTCGTCCCAGCTGAGTGCGTCAAGTTCGATACGCCGCCACAATTGTGGGCTCAAAAGGCCATGTTGAAGAGCCGAAAGGTGCCCAATTTGTCCTTGACACCTGTTCCCAATCCGATGGAGCCCGAAAC AGTGGAAAAGATTAAGAAAGAGATTGACGAGCTGCAAACGTTCACCAGTTTGGATAAACACTTTAATGTGGAGTGGGCAACAGCGCAGGAGAACCTGGAGAAGGTTACTGCTCAGCGGGATCAATTAGAAAAGGATTGCTTGACAAAAGACGAGCG TTGCAAAGCCATGCAGGACGAGGTCACCAGACTGACGGTGGCCACTGAAGCTGCCAACTCCAAGATCGTCGAGTACGAGAAGGAACTGAAGGCTTTGAAACAGACCGTTGCCAAACTGGATTTGGAGAACCGCGAGGCAGTCAGCTTGGAATTCCAGTTCGAGGCTTACAAGAAGAAGGCCAGTTTGCGGGAGAAGGACTTGCTGTCGGCTCTCTCGGAGAAGGAGTTGGCCGTAGAAAATTTGCAGAGGAGCCTCGACGAACTATCCCGGGATATGGTGCACAACAGCAAAGAGGCTCTCATGCGCTCCATGTACCCCAATCTGGCCGACATCGAAGAGGCAACCCTGAATGAAAGCGACGTCAATGAAGACTCTAAGAAGGTTGATTGCGAGTGCGACAGGCTGCGATCTGAAATCGTCGCGACTCAAGCCAAGTTGGAGAAAATGCAAGCGGACTTCGATTTGGCTATAAGCGAGGCGTCCCACAAGAAGGAAGACTGTCAGCGCCTATCCGAGCAGATTTCCAAGGCCCAAGATGACTTCACGCTGCTGCAGGGCAGATACGAGGCTCAACAAGAGGTCATCCAAGCCATGCAGGCCGACTTCCAGGCAATTCAGCACAAGTACCACAAGCTGCAGGAAGAGTACGAGACTCTGGGACGCACTTCTCAGGCCTCTGAGGATCAGTGCCAGCAGCTGCATGCTGATAACTCAAGTCTACGGCTGGAGGTAGGAGCTCTAAAGAAGGAGCTTGTGGATGGGGGCCAAGAATTAAAAACCCATACCGACGAACTAAAGGCCAAGTTAGCCGAAATGACGTCCAACTTCAACGCGCTTCAAGAGGAGTACGACAGTCTTTCCAACCAGCTAATGGAATCCGTCCAGGAGAACGATGCTCTTCGGGAGGAGCTCAAGCAGCGTCCCCTTCCCAGTTACGACATGGAATCTATGAGGAGTTCTGGCGTTGACTCCATGAAAAGTTCTGGCGTGGAAACTGAGCTCGGGGAACCAGAGCAGGAGGCAATCTCCCACAATTATATTGGTGAGAAGTTTGCCAAGCTATCAGAATCTATCCATCAGATCGAACTCAAGAGCCACTTGGGTTTTAGTCGCCTCTTTAGAGTTTCCAAGCCGGAGAAGGAGCTAGAAAATAACGTGAAAGCTCTTAAGCTTTGCCTCGAATCTGCCAAGTACATCGAAAGCGAGACTGCAGCCGACGGTATACCGCTCAAGGGCGTTGTAAAACAACAAATGTTCCAGCTTGTGGCCCTCAGTCAGGAGCAGCTTGAAGCCGGAGAAGAGCAGCGACTCCTCAATATCATAGCTCAGCTGGAACAGGAAGTTAGGGACAAAAACGAGCTGATGGAGGCCACAGAGGCAACCATAAATGAGATGCGGGAGCAAATGACCAACTTGGAGTCTGAGCTCCTGGAGAAGAGTGTGATTGTTAATAAGGTAGAGGACTACCAGCGCCAGATTGAGACCCTGGAGAAGCAAAATGCGGAGATGACCATGGTGTACGAGGAGCTGCAGGATAAAGTTCAGAGGAACAGCTCTATGAGCGAGAGTACGCTGCATCTTCTGCCTGTTGATGAAACCATCTCAGCTCCCCATGAATCATGCGCCTCTGAAATGACACCGCTCTCAGAGTTGCAAACTAAAGTGGTCGAGTTGCAGGCAGAAATGGAGAATCTGGTGCGGCAGATGCAGCTCAAGGACACGAACATCGCCGATCTAAAAGCCGAAATTGAGGAAATTCGCGAGCGCTGTTTATCTTCGGAGGTAAAGCTGGTGGAGGTGGAGAACGATGCCCGggagaagcagcagctgctggacCGCCAGGCTCGGAAACTTTCCGATGACGCTCTGCTTATCGACCAGCTCCAGGAAAAGAATGCAAAGCTTCAAGAGCGCATCATCAAGGAGGAACTTCAAGCTAAGCAGGATCACACAATTCCTTCCTCTGAATACGAACAACAAATAAAGGAGCTCAGGGAGTCATTGAGCAGGGTCCAGGATGAGCTtattaaaatggaaaagctAAAGACCGATGAGATTAATGCCCTGCAACTGGAGTATATGATGAAAATGGAAAGAAGCGAGGACGAGAACCGTGCGAAATTCCGCGGATACACCCAGGAATTGGGGGAGAGCAGGGATAGACACGAAAATGATATGGCAAAGTTGAGGGAACAGATTTTGCAGGCCGAAGAAGAGCTCTCTAGGCTGAAGAATAGCTGCCAGGCTGAGCTAGAGGAGAGAGTTACTCTCCAGGAAAAGCTTAGCCAAATGGAAGAGGAAAAGCGAAAGGTGACTGTCCAGTACGAAGAGAAACTTGAGGCCTCCAGAAAGAACCTGCAGGAAAAGATAGCTGAAGCTGAGTCAAAGGCTGCACTGCTCCAAGCTGAGCTCAAGGTGACCACAGACACCCTTAATGAAAAGCTAGCTGAAGTCGAAGCCAAACAGGCCTATATCAATGATATAACGTTTCAAAGGCACTCAAAAGAAGCCACAATTGCGGAACAGAAATCGGCTTTGGATAAGCTAAGGATGGAAAATCAAAAACTACTCGAGCAGCTGCAGATGCTGCCAAACGACCACGAGCAGCACAGCGAACAGCTTGCCTCCACCAACATCAAGATAAAAGAGCTCACAGCCAAGTGTGACCAACACGTTTTGGATTTGAATAACTTGAAGCAGGAAAAGGTTGACCTGCAGGCAGAGATCAATGAGCACTTGAGCACCAAAAATAGCCTCCAGAAACtccaaatggaaatggaagctCAGAGCCAGAAACAGTTGAAGGCGGAGAGTGACTTTAAGGAACAGAGCACGGCTTTCGCAACCAAAATCAGTGAGCTCGAAGAGGCATTACAAAGTTCCCAACTGAAGGCGGTCTGCCATGACGATCTGGTTTCTAAGCACAATGAATTGATTACCTCCTCGAACGGAAAAATTCAGGAGCTCCAAGAAAAGTACGAGCAGCAATTACGTGACTTGGATACTTTAAGGCAGGAGAAGTCAATCctgctggccaagattgaTGAAGCCGATGCACAGCACTCCAGCACCCTAAAGCAACTTCACGAACTTGAAATGCACAAGGAGGAAAGGAGTCAAAAATGGTCAACAGAGAAGATCGACTTAGAGGAGAAGCTGGAGACTATGAAAGCCAAGATCAGTGACCTTGAAACAGAACTACAAAGTGCTAGGCTAAAGGCTGCTAGCCTTGAGGAACTGAATTCGCAGCATCAAGACCTGAAGCTATCCCTTTCGGAGGCAACGGGAGTGTCCTCCACTCTGCAGGAGAAGGTGGACAGTCTACAGTCGCAACTTCTTGCTTCCGAAAAGGATATCTCCAGCAGAGATCTCGAAAAGGAAAGACTTCTCTCGGAACTGAAGCACGCCCTGGAGGCAAGAGATACTGTGAGCGCAGACCAATTAGCCCTGACAACGCAGCTGAAGGCAATGGAGGAAAAGATGGCCAGCCAGGAGGGAGATTTAAGAAAAGAGCTCGCAGATCTCAATAGTTCCATGAACGAGTTGCAGTTCAAACTAAAGTCCCTGGAAGAGCAAAAGATTGCACTGGAATCGGACAATGATGAGCTTAAGGTGAAGCTGAGGAATGCCCACAACCTTCAAGACCAGCTTGAAGAAGAGCAGAAGCTGTGCGCCTCCCTGCGAACCCAATTCGCTGAACTGGAGGAAACCAAAACTAGATTAGAGGAGGAATTGCGAATTAAAGAAGCAGAAACAAAGGCAAAATTCGTGGTGATGAGCCAGGAAGTGGAGCTTGGTCGACATTCCATCGAGCAACTGACCAAGGAGTGTGATAAACTACGTAGCGATCTG gaAACCAAAACGAATAGTTTCCATAAAGAAAATGAGCGCCTAAACTCGACTCTATCCTCTTTGTCAAAAGACAAACAGCTGCTGGAAGAGAGGATCAGCTCCTTGAGTCTAAATGATTCTCGTAATGCTGAGCTCATAGCAAAGCTAAGAGCCAAAGAGGATGAAGCCGAATCCTTGCGAGAAGCTTCAATTAGTCAAAAGCAAGCTGCTGATGCAGCCAACCTTAGATGCAGGCAATTCATGGAGCAGAAAGCGGAACTTACACAGGAGATTGAAAAGCTACGAACAACCTtg AAATCTAAGGAGGCCAGTGTGTTGATAGAGAGGGAGAGCATGAACGCGACTATTTCCAGTCTTCTCGAGGACAAGCGCAACCTCGAAGAGAAGCAGTGCACTCTTAACGATATTATCGTCAAACTGGAGGCTGAGCTCTCGACCTTACAAGCTCTTAGAAGCAACAGTTCCTTCGAGTCGAATACATCCACCGGCTCTGCGCCCAGGAAGAGTCTTGACCGCAATCCTCCTGCCAGTTTTTCAAAG AAATCGGCAGGCTATGAGTCCGAGATGCGGAAGACTCGCCGGCTCTCGGCCTATGACGAGCACCGGAGGCAGTCCTACTGGAACGACGTTAGGGATTGTGGCACCATGACAGACCCAGTGG ACAACAATTGCAACTGCACGGAGCTGGATAGCAAGCTTCAGGCCTGCCAGCAGGAACTATTCATTCGTGAGAGCCAGGTTACTGCCTTAAGCCTTGAGCTGAAGCACCATCCTCTAAAGGACGAAAATGCGCAGCTAAAGAATCGGGtgctggaggagcaggagaaggctCGATCCGAGCAGAAGCGCCTCAAGATGAAGATTCAGGATCTCAATGCCAAAGTCAATGATCTCTCCAATGCGGTCAAGTCGCCTCCTACCCCAGTGCCAGAGCCCAAGCCGAGCTCAGTGCTTCCGTCCGCTTCGGCTCACACACAGACTGAATGTCAACTGGAGAAGAAGTATCAGGATGCTCTGGTTTTGCTACGCTCCCGCTACCATCTCATCAAGGATTTGGAAGAGAAGCTTAAACAGAATGAAAACACAGACACGTCCAATGTTTCATCCCTGACCAGTGGCCAAATAAATTCACTTAAG aAACAATGCGAAACGCTGAAAAAGGAACTGGCGTCTGTCAGGGAAAAGTATGACACGGCGAAGCGTGTATTGATGATGCGCAAGGATGAAATGGTCCAGATGCGCCTTCAACTAAATGCCTTCGagtcagctgctgctgctgctccgaaGTAG